A region of Ferruginibacter albus DNA encodes the following proteins:
- a CDS encoding riboflavin synthase: MFTGIIEAKGVIKTIAAKGTNKTFWIESPITNELKVDQSVSHNGACLTVEEIKETAYRVTAIEETLLKTNMDNWQAGWEVNLERSLSLGVRLDGHIVQGHVDTVATCISIAAKNGSKEFSFSFDEKFASLVIEKGSIAVDGVSLTIFNVGKNNFTVAIIPYTLEHTNIKHLQVGNKVNIEFDMIGKYVNRIAQQKQ; this comes from the coding sequence ATGTTTACAGGTATAATTGAAGCTAAGGGAGTTATTAAAACTATTGCTGCCAAAGGCACCAACAAAACTTTTTGGATAGAATCGCCAATTACAAATGAGCTGAAAGTTGACCAAAGTGTGAGCCATAACGGCGCCTGCCTTACGGTGGAAGAAATTAAAGAGACTGCATACCGTGTAACCGCTATTGAAGAAACGCTTTTAAAAACGAATATGGACAACTGGCAAGCAGGTTGGGAAGTAAACCTGGAAAGGTCGCTTAGCCTGGGGGTAAGATTGGACGGGCATATTGTGCAAGGTCATGTGGATACAGTAGCTACCTGCATTTCCATTGCAGCTAAAAATGGCAGCAAAGAGTTTTCATTTTCTTTTGATGAAAAATTTGCTTCCTTAGTTATTGAAAAAGGCTCGATTGCCGTTGATGGGGTTAGTCTAACTATATTTAATGTAGGAAAAAATAATTTTACCGTTGCCATCATCCCTTATACATTGGAACATACGAATATTAAGCATCTGCAAGTGGGCAATAAAGTGAATATTGAATTTGACATGATCGGAAAATATGTGAACAGGATAGCGCAACAAAAACAATAA
- a CDS encoding tyrosine-type recombinase/integrase encodes MPQYHQATIQHFLDYLKFQKRYSQHTIISYQNDLYSFFDYLETEMGNPALAEINASFIRSWLADLKEKKDITAKSANRKISTLKSFFKYQLKQGAVTTSPMTTVVSPKISKRLPQFVQEKDISTLLTHVEFPDNWEGKTHRLLLQLFYNTGMRRAELVGLKESQIDKANGSIKVLGKGNKERILPVSNELMQAIQAYQQNKRTEFEVFDGEVLLVNAKGSKVSVEQVYKIVKQYLSLITTIDKKSPHVLRHSFATHLMNNGADLNAVKELLGHSSLAATQIYTHNTIEKLKDVYKKAHPKA; translated from the coding sequence ATGCCCCAATATCACCAGGCAACTATACAACATTTTTTAGATTACCTCAAATTTCAAAAGCGGTATTCCCAACATACCATTATCTCATACCAGAACGATCTATATTCTTTTTTTGATTACCTGGAAACAGAAATGGGCAACCCTGCATTGGCAGAGATCAACGCATCTTTTATCCGTTCGTGGCTGGCAGATCTAAAAGAGAAAAAAGATATTACTGCAAAATCAGCCAATCGCAAGATATCTACCTTGAAATCTTTCTTTAAATATCAATTAAAACAAGGTGCTGTAACAACAAGCCCTATGACAACGGTGGTTTCGCCAAAAATAAGCAAACGGCTACCGCAATTTGTGCAGGAGAAAGATATCAGTACTCTATTGACACATGTAGAGTTCCCTGATAATTGGGAAGGCAAAACGCATAGATTGTTGTTGCAATTATTTTACAACACCGGTATGCGCCGGGCTGAGCTGGTTGGCTTAAAAGAATCACAGATCGATAAAGCCAATGGCTCTATCAAAGTATTAGGAAAAGGCAATAAAGAACGGATATTGCCGGTAAGCAATGAGTTAATGCAGGCAATACAAGCGTATCAGCAAAATAAAAGAACGGAGTTTGAGGTGTTTGACGGTGAAGTGCTATTGGTAAACGCAAAAGGAAGCAAGGTTTCCGTTGAACAAGTGTACAAGATCGTAAAGCAATATTTATCGTTAATTACCACTATTGATAAGAAAAGCCCACATGTATTACGCCACAGCTTTGCTACGCATTTAATGAATAATGGCGCAGATCTCAACGCTGTTAAAGAGCTGTTGGGGCACAGTAGTTTGGCAGCCACACAGATATATACGCATAATACCATTGAGAAACTGAAAGATGTTTATAAGAAGGCGCACCCTAAGGCATAA
- the rpsU gene encoding 30S ribosomal protein S21 translates to MSGLYAASPPQPRPPGFSGLSASIPQPVSNHTLFNIYRIYSNAKIYRSAISKSFSYYQLIPYLCGSKKLPKEVYTMLIIDSKDCENIDKALKKYKKKFEKSRVLLELRERQSFTKPSVRRRTQVLKAVYKQNIASGKIDI, encoded by the coding sequence TTGTCCGGGCTATACGCTGCAAGTCCGCCACAGCCCCGCCCACCAGGCTTCAGCGGGCTTTCCGCTTCTATCCCGCAGCCTGTCAGCAACCATACTTTATTCAACATTTATAGAATATACTCCAATGCTAAAATTTATCGTTCAGCCATTTCAAAATCATTTTCTTATTATCAATTAATCCCTTATCTTTGCGGCTCTAAAAAATTACCAAAGGAGGTATATACAATGTTAATTATTGATTCAAAAGATTGCGAAAACATCGACAAAGCGCTTAAAAAGTACAAAAAGAAATTCGAAAAAAGCCGCGTATTGTTAGAGTTAAGAGAAAGACAATCTTTCACTAAACCATCAGTTCGTCGTCGTACGCAAGTATTGAAAGCTGTGTACAAGCAAAACATAGCAAGCGGAAAAATAGATATTTAA
- a CDS encoding T9SS type A sorting domain-containing protein, with amino-acid sequence MNKRKLLFSATLMLSLFAKAQTPLGTDNVQAISIAVNTALTTPYIVPPNVSGVINDPTDPAQNYGIVVNVLNGSTPITAANYTLTAASSKTSVVANADITITQSDGYATVKIKPKAVGYSTITLTLTSGGSSKTYKVSYAASASAVDPIHTFWHTGYSDASGCVALDSNYMVMCDDEMNYLFVTARNQSGMYVKKYYYGDSVGLTDGSKGNYKETDAEACVRSTAYPNRVYWTGSMGSDAGDNASCLFATNMSGTGANTNFSLVGHYNSLRKNLVTWGDAHSYNFTSSAASSHDSKTIDGFNVEGITIGPDNTTLYIGFRAPLVPTSNRKKALIAPLLNFESWFNNGNPSGTPTFGAPIELDLGGRGFRDIVRMSDGTYIIVAGNYAGNPLTGAVFQWSGNAADAPIQIPQFDISALNAESVLEIDKNGQMQKDRLEILSDNGSYEFYNDGNEAKDLGDDEFKKYRGDILIAPSNVVPVHIQSFTATQQNNAAVLNWVIGNTDDAKTFEIMRSTNGKDFSSIATENFVAGKTAYSYTDANIDGTVYYKVKIMDESNAVFYTTVADLNFNSANVIKLYPNPINNNSFTISNNAISAKQIKIYDLKGALVKSITSYNPSVDIDAANWSRGTYIVEVTDATNKLLLKQAVVK; translated from the coding sequence ATGAATAAGAGAAAACTTTTATTCAGTGCCACTTTAATGCTTTCGCTATTTGCCAAAGCCCAAACACCACTCGGCACTGATAATGTACAAGCCATTTCTATTGCAGTAAATACTGCCTTAACTACACCTTACATTGTTCCTCCAAATGTCAGCGGAGTCATTAACGACCCAACAGACCCGGCACAGAATTATGGTATCGTTGTAAACGTTTTAAACGGCAGCACGCCTATTACAGCGGCTAACTATACACTAACAGCCGCCAGTAGTAAAACAAGTGTAGTGGCTAATGCTGATATAACCATTACTCAGAGTGATGGTTACGCAACAGTTAAAATAAAGCCTAAAGCAGTTGGCTATTCTACCATCACGTTAACACTTACCAGCGGAGGTAGCAGTAAAACATATAAGGTCAGCTATGCTGCTTCTGCGTCAGCTGTGGATCCTATACATACTTTCTGGCATACTGGTTATTCCGATGCATCAGGTTGCGTTGCATTGGATAGTAATTATATGGTAATGTGTGATGATGAAATGAATTACCTGTTTGTTACAGCCCGCAACCAATCGGGCATGTACGTAAAAAAATATTATTATGGTGATTCTGTAGGATTGACAGATGGCAGCAAAGGAAACTACAAAGAAACAGATGCGGAAGCTTGTGTAAGAAGCACTGCTTATCCTAACCGCGTATATTGGACAGGCTCTATGGGGAGTGATGCCGGAGATAATGCCAGCTGTTTATTTGCGACAAACATGAGCGGGACCGGTGCTAATACTAATTTTTCTTTAGTAGGACATTATAATTCGCTTCGAAAAAATTTAGTTACCTGGGGAGATGCACACAGCTACAATTTCACCTCCAGCGCAGCCAGCAGTCACGATTCAAAAACCATTGACGGATTTAATGTAGAAGGAATAACGATCGGTCCTGATAACACTACTTTGTACATCGGCTTCAGGGCGCCATTAGTACCCACTTCTAATCGTAAAAAAGCTCTGATAGCACCGTTACTAAATTTCGAAAGCTGGTTTAACAATGGTAATCCTTCCGGAACTCCAACCTTTGGTGCTCCTATTGAATTAGATCTGGGTGGCAGAGGTTTTAGAGACATCGTACGCATGTCGGATGGTACGTACATAATTGTTGCCGGTAACTATGCAGGCAACCCGCTTACCGGTGCTGTTTTTCAATGGAGTGGTAATGCAGCAGACGCACCAATACAAATCCCTCAATTTGATATCAGTGCATTAAATGCTGAATCTGTTTTGGAGATTGATAAGAATGGCCAGATGCAAAAAGACCGTTTGGAAATTCTAAGTGATAATGGTTCGTACGAATTTTATAATGATGGCAATGAAGCAAAAGATCTGGGTGACGATGAGTTTAAAAAATATCGTGGAGATATATTGATAGCACCTTCTAATGTAGTGCCGGTGCACATTCAATCCTTTACTGCAACACAGCAAAACAATGCAGCTGTTTTAAATTGGGTAATTGGTAATACAGATGATGCAAAAACATTTGAAATAATGCGTTCAACCAACGGTAAAGATTTTTCATCAATAGCTACTGAAAATTTTGTTGCAGGTAAAACAGCGTATTCTTATACCGATGCTAACATTGATGGAACTGTTTATTACAAGGTTAAGATAATGGATGAAAGCAATGCAGTATTTTATACTACCGTTGCAGATCTAAATTTTAATAGTGCGAATGTTATTAAATTATATCCCAACCCGATCAATAATAATTCATTTACTATCTCCAACAATGCCATAAGCGCTAAGCAAATAAAGATTTACGATCTGAAAGGCGCTTTAGTAAAATCAATTACCTCTTATAACCCTTCGGTTGATATTGATGCCGCTAACTGGAGTAGGGGAACCTATATTGTTGAAGTGACAGATGCTACTAATAAGTTGTTGTTGAAGCAGGCCGTGGTAAAGTAA
- a CDS encoding HPF/RaiA family ribosome-associated protein — MNVNIQTVHFDADTKLVLYVEKKVSKLTQFHDRITKVNVFLKLDNVVHNIKDKIAEIQVHVPRHNFFVKCSSKSFEESFDEALNSVITQIKRKKEKLAA; from the coding sequence ATGAACGTAAACATTCAAACAGTGCACTTTGATGCAGACACCAAATTGGTATTGTATGTAGAAAAAAAAGTTTCCAAGCTAACCCAATTTCACGATCGCATCACCAAAGTGAATGTATTTCTTAAATTAGACAATGTTGTTCACAACATTAAAGACAAGATCGCAGAGATACAGGTGCACGTTCCCCGTCACAACTTTTTTGTGAAATGTTCATCTAAATCGTTCGAGGAAAGTTTTGATGAAGCTTTAAACTCAGTAATAACGCAGATAAAGCGAAAAAAAGAAAAGCTTGCAGCATAA
- a CDS encoding acyltransferase family protein yields MNNKNFIPALTGIRAAAVYFIFFYHLNESYEISHPTLFLFVNQFYTFLDFFFVLSGFVIYYKYSEISGFNKTKLHNYFVSRISRVFPILILLITITFILDYLHNIYPLKETIKLYLLNITLFKGFSSNYLLTGIGPSWSMSVEELFYVLSPLLFLYAKNWRSLMKIVLLFYGSGLIITFIFLHCPFDGFFSSYLFTAYSTFFGRIFEFACGIFLGMLINGKTKSNFIEKLGKKSLYIGLGIIALSVVLLFLIADRYKTPHGIEAWPGIIVNNIMMPIGIMLLYYSLIHHESLLQRILSHKIAVQLGSSTYSFYLLHTTFVLSAIFKYISTNIFIAFICMIAVAFVFHKLVEEPLAVFFRKKLVRKPKSN; encoded by the coding sequence ATGAACAACAAAAATTTTATTCCTGCATTAACGGGCATTCGTGCTGCCGCTGTGTATTTTATTTTTTTTTATCATCTGAATGAATCTTACGAAATAAGCCACCCTACCCTTTTTCTATTTGTAAACCAGTTCTATACTTTTTTAGATTTCTTTTTTGTATTGAGCGGGTTTGTTATTTACTATAAATACAGCGAGATAAGCGGTTTTAATAAAACAAAATTGCACAACTATTTTGTAAGCAGAATATCAAGGGTGTTTCCCATTTTGATATTGCTAATAACTATCACTTTTATTTTAGATTACTTACACAACATTTATCCTTTAAAAGAAACGATAAAACTTTATTTATTGAACATTACATTGTTTAAAGGGTTTTCGTCTAATTATCTTTTAACGGGCATTGGTCCTAGTTGGAGCATGTCGGTAGAAGAATTGTTTTATGTACTTTCTCCTTTACTTTTTTTATATGCAAAAAACTGGCGGTCATTAATGAAAATTGTTTTATTGTTTTATGGATCAGGGCTGATCATAACATTCATTTTTCTTCATTGCCCATTTGATGGTTTTTTCAGCAGTTATTTATTTACAGCTTATTCTACTTTTTTTGGGCGCATATTTGAATTTGCATGTGGCATATTTTTAGGCATGCTGATAAATGGAAAGACCAAATCCAATTTTATTGAAAAGCTTGGTAAAAAAAGTTTGTATATAGGTCTCGGAATCATAGCACTCTCAGTTGTATTGCTTTTTTTAATTGCAGATCGTTATAAAACGCCTCATGGCATTGAAGCATGGCCCGGAATTATTGTAAACAATATAATGATGCCGATTGGAATCATGCTGCTATACTATAGTCTTATTCATCATGAAAGTTTGTTACAAAGGATCTTGTCACATAAAATAGCTGTGCAGCTTGGCAGTTCTACTTATTCGTTTTATTTGCTACATACAACCTTCGTTTTGTCTGCTATCTTTAAATATATAAGCACTAACATATTCATTGCATTTATTTGTATGATAGCAGTTGCATTTGTATTTCATAAGCTAGTGGAAGAGCCTTTAGCTGTTTTCTTTAGAAAAAAACTGGTACGAAAGCCGAAAAGCAATTAA
- a CDS encoding acyltransferase family protein has product MQSTPLHHYNNFNLLRLLGAACVLFSHTYYVVGQSEKEPLNLLLNGALEASGVGLTIFFFISGYFITKSATETHSVLLFLKKRALRIYPALIVLVVLSIFLAGPLLTSLSLGEYFTSKETWLYLGVSTGFWIRTGLPGVFSTPAYYVHAFNTSLWSITLELELYASIAVLLWTGLLRKKAFGLLAGCIVLISFLTVSFKQDISVNIARQLNLIAIFYSGSFVYAASIKAKHLLLIAFLTAILYFIFSADRINSFMTAPLLLLCICCCVYLIGSSKKIVVPFNTDISYGVYIYAFPVQQIMYRLSGYNNSVMLSLLYSGLATIALAFASWHLIEKRFLVLKYGSLSTRNLKN; this is encoded by the coding sequence TTGCAGTCAACACCTTTACATCATTACAACAACTTTAATCTTCTTCGCCTTTTAGGAGCTGCATGTGTTTTATTTTCGCATACGTACTACGTAGTAGGACAAAGCGAAAAAGAGCCTTTAAACCTGTTATTGAACGGAGCACTGGAAGCATCGGGTGTCGGGCTCACTATTTTCTTTTTCATCAGTGGATATTTTATTACCAAAAGTGCCACTGAAACCCATTCTGTTCTTTTATTCTTAAAGAAAAGGGCTTTGCGTATTTATCCTGCATTAATCGTATTGGTAGTGTTAAGCATTTTTTTAGCAGGGCCGCTTTTAACCTCCTTATCATTGGGTGAATATTTTACAAGCAAAGAAACCTGGTTGTATCTTGGTGTTAGTACCGGGTTTTGGATAAGGACCGGCTTACCGGGTGTTTTTTCTACGCCTGCTTATTATGTTCATGCGTTCAATACCTCGTTATGGAGCATTACACTGGAATTGGAATTGTATGCATCTATTGCAGTATTGCTTTGGACAGGATTATTAAGAAAAAAAGCTTTTGGATTATTAGCAGGCTGTATAGTATTGATAAGCTTTTTAACTGTTTCATTTAAACAGGATATTTCTGTTAATATTGCCCGCCAGCTTAATCTTATTGCCATATTTTATTCAGGAAGCTTTGTTTATGCTGCTTCCATTAAAGCAAAACACTTGTTACTAATTGCATTTCTTACAGCGATATTATATTTTATATTCTCGGCTGACAGAATAAACTCTTTTATGACTGCTCCTTTATTATTGCTATGCATTTGTTGTTGTGTTTATTTAATTGGATCTTCAAAAAAAATTGTGGTGCCTTTCAATACTGATATCTCTTATGGAGTATATATTTATGCATTCCCTGTTCAGCAAATAATGTATCGTTTATCAGGTTATAATAATTCTGTGATGTTATCACTTTTATATAGCGGATTGGCTACAATAGCATTGGCATTTGCATCATGGCATTTGATAGAAAAACGTTTCCTGGTTTTAAAATACGGCAGTTTGTCAACCCGGAATCTGAAGAATTAA
- the secE gene encoding preprotein translocase subunit SecE, which produces MNKVRTYLGDSYKELVEKVSWPTWEQLQQSTVIVLGATLVITAIVALMDFVANGALKFIYSIFKS; this is translated from the coding sequence ATGAATAAAGTAAGAACATATTTAGGCGATTCTTATAAAGAATTGGTTGAAAAAGTATCCTGGCCAACCTGGGAGCAATTGCAGCAGTCAACTGTAATTGTTTTAGGAGCTACGCTGGTAATTACAGCTATTGTAGCTTTGATGGACTTTGTGGCAAACGGAGCTTTGAAATTTATTTACTCTATATTTAAATCGTAA
- the nusG gene encoding transcription termination/antitermination protein NusG: MEATATATQEKESKWYVLRVVSGKERKIKEYLDKDIVRNGWSEVIKQVFLPVEKVYKVQNGKKVMRERNFYPGYVMLEVAGDKLNDDMVQHISNITNVMHFLTDGKGSKGNIISLRKAEVNKMLGKMDEMGEAGGMTMSEPFIVGETIKIIDGPFNDFNGVIEEVNDEKKKLKVQVKIFGRATPVELNYMQVEKLS; this comes from the coding sequence ATGGAAGCAACAGCAACAGCAACGCAGGAAAAAGAAAGCAAATGGTACGTACTGCGTGTAGTGAGCGGTAAAGAGCGCAAGATAAAAGAGTATCTTGATAAAGATATTGTACGCAACGGATGGTCTGAAGTTATCAAGCAGGTTTTTTTACCCGTAGAAAAAGTATATAAAGTGCAGAATGGTAAAAAAGTAATGCGTGAAAGAAACTTCTATCCCGGTTATGTAATGTTGGAAGTAGCAGGAGATAAGTTGAATGATGACATGGTACAACATATCAGTAACATCACCAACGTAATGCACTTTTTAACCGATGGCAAAGGAAGTAAAGGAAATATTATTTCTTTGCGTAAGGCTGAAGTAAATAAGATGTTAGGTAAGATGGATGAAATGGGCGAAGCAGGCGGTATGACAATGAGCGAGCCATTCATCGTGGGTGAAACCATTAAGATCATTGACGGACCGTTCAACGACTTTAACGGTGTGATAGAGGAAGTAAATGATGAAAAGAAGAAACTCAAAGTACAGGTGAAGATATTTGGTCGAGCCACACCTGTAGAATTAAATTATATGCAAGTAGAAAAACTATCGTAA
- the hscA gene encoding Fe-S protein assembly chaperone HscA, which yields MSKISINIATGSLQKEEIIVGIDLGTTNSLVAFIHPETKKPVALKEHNSSSLVPSVVHFDEQKNIEVGEEAKKYLLSDPANTIFSAKRLMGKSYNDIKKNASFFSYKIIDDNTESLVKVQVGDKFYSPVELSSFILKELKHRAEHIVKTPINKAVITVPAYFNDAQRQATRDAGKLAGLDVLRIVNEPTAASLAYGIGLNKEEEKTIAVYDLGGGTFDISILKINNGIFEVLSTNGDTYLGGDDIDNMIVRYWIQQSGINEKQLTDKEFVQAIRLKAEEAKITLSSSDEFNGRLNELTLSIIRSEFENLIKPLIDKTLACCSNAIRDAELKTKDIDAIVMVGGSTRVPFIKQSVSRFFGRPVNDAVDPHEVVALGAAIQADVLAGNNKELLLLDITPLSLGIETMGGLMDVLIARNSKIPNKASRQYTTQKDGQSGMRITVYQGERDLVKDNRKLGEFNLSGIPAMPAGLPKVDVLFLINADGILLVKAKELRSGIEQTIEIKPQYGLSDTDVEKMLLDSVTHAQDDIAIRALIEAKTEGEQLLEATEKFIQKNANHLTQKETMETAATMQSLQLALTMNDKDLIHKKIEELNEISRPYAERIMDEAIAVAVKGKMV from the coding sequence ATGTCAAAAATATCTATCAATATAGCAACGGGCAGTTTGCAAAAAGAAGAGATAATTGTAGGAATAGATCTTGGAACAACTAATAGCCTTGTAGCATTTATTCATCCTGAAACTAAAAAACCGGTTGCATTAAAAGAACATAACAGTAGTTCTTTAGTGCCTTCTGTTGTTCATTTTGATGAACAAAAAAATATAGAAGTAGGAGAGGAGGCAAAAAAATATTTATTGAGCGACCCGGCAAACACGATTTTTTCTGCGAAACGTTTAATGGGTAAATCGTATAATGACATCAAAAAAAATGCATCGTTCTTTTCTTATAAAATAATCGACGACAATACAGAAAGTCTTGTGAAAGTACAGGTGGGCGATAAATTTTATTCCCCCGTAGAATTATCATCTTTTATTTTAAAAGAATTAAAACACAGAGCGGAACATATTGTAAAAACACCCATTAACAAGGCTGTAATCACAGTGCCTGCTTATTTTAACGATGCGCAACGCCAGGCTACACGGGATGCAGGTAAATTGGCAGGGTTAGATGTATTACGAATTGTAAACGAACCAACTGCTGCAAGTTTAGCATATGGCATTGGCTTAAATAAAGAAGAAGAAAAAACAATAGCTGTTTATGATCTGGGTGGAGGCACATTTGATATTTCTATCTTGAAAATAAATAACGGAATATTTGAAGTGCTATCAACCAATGGAGATACTTATTTGGGAGGCGATGACATAGACAATATGATCGTACGATATTGGATACAGCAGTCAGGCATAAACGAAAAACAACTCACGGATAAAGAGTTTGTACAAGCCATTCGTTTAAAGGCTGAGGAAGCAAAAATCACCTTATCATCTAGTGATGAATTTAATGGAAGATTGAACGAGTTGACTCTCTCAATTATCCGTTCTGAATTTGAAAATTTAATAAAGCCATTAATTGATAAAACGCTGGCTTGTTGTAGTAATGCTATACGGGATGCCGAATTAAAAACAAAGGATATAGATGCAATAGTAATGGTAGGCGGCTCTACAAGAGTGCCATTTATAAAACAAAGTGTAAGCCGGTTTTTTGGCAGGCCTGTGAATGATGCTGTAGATCCTCATGAAGTGGTGGCTTTAGGTGCAGCTATACAAGCTGACGTATTAGCCGGTAATAATAAAGAGTTATTGCTTTTGGATATCACACCACTTTCCTTAGGGATAGAAACAATGGGTGGTTTAATGGATGTACTGATTGCACGTAATTCAAAAATCCCGAACAAAGCAAGTCGACAATATACTACTCAAAAAGACGGGCAGAGCGGAATGAGAATTACAGTTTACCAGGGCGAAAGAGATTTGGTGAAAGACAATCGCAAATTGGGGGAATTTAATTTAAGCGGTATCCCGGCAATGCCTGCTGGATTACCAAAAGTAGATGTTTTATTTTTGATCAATGCTGATGGTATTTTGCTGGTAAAAGCAAAAGAGTTAAGAAGCGGTATAGAACAAACAATTGAAATAAAGCCTCAATATGGATTATCGGATACTGATGTAGAAAAAATGTTGCTGGATTCTGTTACGCATGCACAAGATGATATTGCAATAAGAGCATTAATAGAAGCCAAAACAGAAGGCGAGCAACTATTGGAAGCAACAGAAAAATTTATTCAAAAAAACGCTAATCATCTTACCCAAAAAGAAACAATGGAAACTGCAGCTACCATGCAATCGTTGCAATTAGCACTTACGATGAATGATAAAGATCTTATTCATAAAAAAATTGAAGAGCTAAATGAGATTTCCCGCCCATATGCAGAGCGCATAATGGATGAAGCAATAGCTGTTGCTGTGAAAGGAAAAATGGTTTAG
- the tuf gene encoding elongation factor Tu, whose amino-acid sequence MAKETFKREKPHVNVGTIGHVDHGKTTLTAAITDILSKKGLAEAKKYDEIDGAPEERERGITINTAHVEYQTANRHYAHVDCPGHADYVKNMITGAAQMDGAILVVAATDGPMPQTKEHILLARQVGVPRIVVFMNKVDLVDDPELLELVEMEIRELLTSYGFDGDNTPIIQGSATGALAGEAKWVAKVDELMDAVDTYIPLPPRPVDQAFLMSVEDVFSITGRGTVATGRIERGRIKVGEGVEIVGLIAAPLTSTVTGVEMFKKLLDEGEAGDNAGLLLRGIEKTQIRRGMVICKPGSITPHTEFKGEVYVLSKEEGGRHTPFFNKYRPQFYFRTTDVTGEVTLNAGTEMVMPGDNTNLTVTLIQPIAMEKGLKFAIREGGRTVGAGQVTEILK is encoded by the coding sequence ATGGCAAAAGAGACCTTCAAAAGGGAGAAACCCCACGTTAACGTTGGTACTATTGGTCACGTAGATCATGGTAAAACAACCCTAACTGCCGCTATTACCGATATTTTGTCTAAAAAAGGTTTAGCGGAAGCAAAGAAATATGATGAAATTGATGGTGCACCTGAAGAAAGAGAAAGAGGTATCACTATCAATACTGCTCACGTAGAATATCAAACAGCTAACAGACACTACGCTCACGTAGATTGTCCTGGTCACGCTGACTATGTTAAAAATATGATCACTGGTGCTGCTCAGATGGATGGTGCAATCCTGGTTGTTGCTGCTACTGACGGACCAATGCCTCAAACAAAAGAACATATCCTTTTGGCTCGCCAGGTGGGTGTTCCTCGTATTGTGGTTTTCATGAACAAAGTTGACTTGGTTGATGATCCTGAATTATTGGAATTAGTTGAAATGGAGATTCGTGAGTTGTTAACTTCTTACGGTTTTGATGGCGACAATACTCCAATCATCCAAGGTTCTGCAACAGGCGCTTTAGCTGGTGAAGCTAAATGGGTAGCTAAAGTTGACGAATTAATGGATGCTGTTGATACTTATATTCCATTACCTCCTCGTCCGGTTGATCAAGCTTTCTTGATGAGCGTGGAAGACGTATTCTCTATCACCGGTCGTGGTACAGTTGCTACTGGTCGTATCGAAAGAGGTCGTATTAAAGTAGGTGAAGGTGTGGAAATCGTAGGGTTGATCGCTGCTCCTTTAACTTCTACTGTAACAGGTGTGGAAATGTTCAAGAAATTATTGGATGAAGGTGAAGCTGGTGATAACGCAGGTTTATTATTACGCGGTATTGAAAAAACTCAGATCCGTCGTGGTATGGTAATCTGTAAACCAGGTTCAATCACTCCTCACACTGAATTTAAAGGTGAAGTGTACGTATTGAGCAAAGAAGAAGGTGGACGTCATACTCCATTCTTCAACAAATATCGTCCTCAATTCTATTTTCGTACTACAGACGTAACCGGAGAAGTTACTTTGAATGCAGGTACTGAAATGGTTATGCCTGGTGATAATACCAACTTGACTGTTACATTGATCCAACCAATCGCGATGGAAAAAGGTTTGAAATTTGCGATTCGTGAAGGTGGACGTACAGTAGGTGCCGGTCAGGTAACTGAAATTTTAAAATAA